The following proteins come from a genomic window of Pirellula staleyi DSM 6068:
- a CDS encoding redoxin domain-containing protein, whose translation MKWMIGCLSLALVSLFVSLNYAAEEIKVGDDAPDFEMVGSDGKTYKLSDFKGKQAVVVAWYPRAFTGGCTKECESFKKEGASIREYNVAYFTASCDPADKNKAFAESLSVDYPILSDPDGSVATKYGIFNAERKAAARWTFYVGENGKILHIDKTVKTTSHGSDVAAKLGELGVAKKK comes from the coding sequence ATGAAGTGGATGATTGGTTGTCTCTCGCTCGCGCTGGTGAGCCTGTTTGTCTCGCTGAATTACGCTGCAGAAGAGATCAAAGTGGGGGACGATGCTCCCGATTTTGAAATGGTGGGGAGCGACGGCAAAACCTACAAGCTCTCCGATTTCAAGGGAAAGCAGGCAGTAGTTGTCGCCTGGTATCCACGCGCCTTCACCGGCGGCTGCACGAAGGAATGCGAGAGCTTTAAGAAAGAAGGGGCGTCGATTCGCGAGTACAACGTCGCTTACTTCACCGCCAGCTGCGATCCTGCCGACAAGAACAAAGCGTTTGCCGAATCGCTGTCGGTCGACTATCCCATTCTGAGCGATCCCGATGGAAGTGTGGCCACGAAGTACGGCATCTTCAATGCCGAACGTAAGGCGGCTGCTCGCTGGACGTTCTACGTCGGCGAGAATGGCAAGATTCTCCACATCGACAAGACGGTGAAGACCACCTCGCATGGTAGCGACGTCGCTGCGAAGCTTGGCGAACTGGGTGTAGCGAAGAAAAAATAA
- the ligA gene encoding NAD-dependent DNA ligase LigA, whose translation MSGVTPEILERLQALREAIRRHDYLYYVRAQPEISDLEYDRLMQDLTTIEASFPELVTPDSPTQRVGEEPMEGLVQVAHRAPMLSIENSYTVEDLQKFAERTSKSLDGEAVEWVVELKVDGVAISVRYENGLLVQALTRGNGEVGDDVTHNVRTIADVPLRLYGDKIPAVLEVRGEVYMTNSDLVLLNKRQQELGKELYANTRNVASGTIRLLDPKLCAERKLRMLVHGVGVCEGMTAENHMQFLEQVSSLGLPPTPHCKCFATFSEAVKYCEEIPERLHELDFEVDGLVLKVNRFDQRAKLGQRSKSPRWVIAYKFEKYEATTKLLGISVQVGKTGAITPVAELEPVQLAGTTVSRASLHNADEIVRKDIRIGDIVVVEKAGKIIPHIVRVEAAERTTDLPVFQFPTHCPVCGSDVAKDEGGVYIRCTNPSCPAQLREKLRFFATRGAMDIEGLGDKLVDQLVASKLVTCYGDLYRLTLDKLTSLERMGEKSATKLLEGIVASKSRPLSRLLNGLSIRHIGSNGSQVLARHFGTLDAIRQATLEDLSRVSEVGEITAASVYEFLHSDYGKTTIDDLVALGLNTQEPKSAIPTGEGIFAGKTFVVTGTLSKFSRDEVEDLIEKHGGKASSSVSKKTDYLLAGAEAGSKLAKAESLGVKILSEADFIALLPTETAAD comes from the coding sequence ATGTCTGGCGTCACTCCTGAAATTCTCGAGCGTTTGCAAGCGCTGCGCGAAGCGATTCGTCGGCACGACTACTTATATTATGTTCGTGCTCAGCCCGAGATTTCGGATCTCGAGTACGACCGCCTGATGCAAGATTTGACCACGATCGAGGCGAGTTTCCCCGAGCTTGTGACTCCTGACAGCCCCACGCAGCGTGTCGGTGAAGAGCCGATGGAAGGGCTCGTGCAAGTGGCGCATCGGGCACCGATGCTGTCGATCGAAAACTCCTACACGGTCGAAGATCTGCAAAAGTTTGCCGAGCGGACTTCGAAGTCGCTCGACGGGGAAGCTGTCGAGTGGGTGGTCGAGCTGAAAGTCGATGGCGTGGCGATTTCCGTGCGCTACGAAAATGGTTTGCTAGTGCAGGCGCTCACGCGCGGCAACGGCGAAGTGGGAGACGACGTCACTCACAACGTACGAACCATCGCCGATGTGCCGCTGCGACTCTATGGCGACAAGATCCCAGCCGTTCTCGAAGTGCGCGGCGAAGTCTACATGACCAACAGCGATCTGGTGCTGCTCAACAAGCGGCAGCAAGAGCTTGGCAAAGAACTGTATGCCAACACACGCAATGTCGCCTCGGGAACGATTCGTTTGCTCGATCCCAAACTCTGTGCCGAGCGTAAGCTGCGCATGCTGGTGCATGGCGTTGGGGTTTGCGAGGGCATGACAGCCGAGAATCATATGCAGTTTCTCGAGCAAGTAAGTTCGCTGGGACTCCCCCCGACTCCTCACTGCAAATGCTTTGCGACGTTCAGCGAAGCGGTGAAATACTGTGAAGAGATTCCCGAACGTTTGCACGAGCTCGATTTCGAAGTCGATGGTCTGGTGCTGAAGGTCAACCGTTTCGATCAGCGTGCGAAACTGGGTCAGCGGAGTAAGAGTCCGCGCTGGGTGATTGCCTACAAGTTCGAGAAATACGAAGCGACGACCAAGCTGCTGGGGATCTCTGTGCAAGTCGGCAAAACAGGGGCGATCACTCCTGTTGCCGAACTCGAGCCGGTGCAACTCGCCGGCACAACTGTCAGCCGAGCCAGTCTGCACAATGCCGACGAGATTGTTCGCAAAGACATCCGCATTGGCGACATTGTGGTGGTCGAAAAAGCGGGCAAGATCATCCCACACATCGTGCGCGTGGAAGCTGCCGAGCGCACTACCGATCTGCCGGTGTTTCAGTTTCCCACGCACTGTCCCGTGTGTGGCAGCGACGTCGCCAAAGACGAAGGTGGCGTTTACATTCGCTGCACCAATCCGAGCTGCCCCGCCCAGCTGCGCGAGAAACTTCGTTTCTTTGCCACGCGTGGCGCTATGGATATCGAAGGGCTCGGCGACAAACTGGTCGATCAACTCGTCGCCAGCAAACTGGTGACTTGCTACGGCGATCTCTACCGTCTGACGCTCGACAAACTCACGAGTCTCGAGCGTATGGGAGAAAAGAGCGCAACGAAACTTCTCGAAGGGATTGTGGCGAGCAAATCGCGCCCTCTCAGTCGGCTGCTCAACGGCCTGTCGATTCGCCACATCGGCTCGAATGGCTCACAGGTCCTTGCGCGGCACTTCGGCACCCTCGATGCGATCCGCCAGGCCACGCTGGAGGATCTTTCGCGCGTTAGCGAAGTTGGCGAGATCACCGCCGCCAGTGTCTACGAGTTCCTCCACAGCGACTACGGCAAAACCACCATCGACGACCTCGTCGCGCTCGGGCTCAATACCCAAGAGCCGAAATCGGCGATCCCCACGGGCGAAGGAATTTTCGCGGGAAAGACGTTTGTCGTCACCGGCACGCTCAGCAAATTCTCGCGCGACGAAGTCGAAGACCTCATCGAAAAACATGGTGGCAAAGCCAGCTCGAGCGTCTCGAAGAAAACCGACTACCTGCTTGCCGGTGCAGAAGCAGGGAGCAAACTCGCGAAAGCCGAATCGCTCGGGGTCAAAATCCTGAGCGAGGCCGATTTCATCGCTCTATTGCCCACAGAAACAGCCGCCGATTAA